A window of Candidatus Methylomirabilota bacterium contains these coding sequences:
- a CDS encoding bifunctional demethylmenaquinone methyltransferase/2-methoxy-6-polyprenyl-1,4-benzoquinol methylase UbiE, with protein sequence MRTGGGAREGDAIRRMFGGIAPRYDLLNRLLSLARDRVWRREAVAQASLSPGGMALDVCTGTADMALELARQYPSAKAILGVDFCLPMIRIGTEKVARKGLAGRIRLQGASAEALPFRADTFDAVTIAFGIRNVEDRQCGLAELWRVLRPGGVAVVLEFTTPQGPLFGWLYRLYFQSGLPWVGGLISGDAQAYQYLPASVAAFPTPQEFSRMMEEVGFLEVQFRTLTGGIVTLHVGKKST encoded by the coding sequence ATGCGAACAGGTGGGGGGGCAAGAGAGGGCGACGCTATTCGCCGGATGTTCGGCGGGATCGCCCCTCGGTATGATCTGCTCAATCGCCTGCTCAGTCTCGCGCGCGATCGCGTGTGGCGTCGAGAGGCTGTCGCGCAAGCCAGTCTTTCCCCGGGCGGGATGGCGCTTGATGTCTGCACCGGGACCGCCGATATGGCCCTCGAATTGGCAAGGCAGTATCCATCCGCCAAGGCGATCCTCGGGGTCGATTTCTGCCTGCCGATGATTCGTATCGGGACCGAAAAGGTTGCGCGCAAAGGTCTGGCCGGTCGTATTCGGCTTCAGGGCGCCTCCGCTGAGGCGCTGCCGTTCCGCGCCGATACATTCGATGCCGTTACCATCGCCTTCGGCATTCGGAACGTGGAGGACCGCCAATGCGGGCTGGCGGAGCTCTGGAGGGTGCTGCGTCCGGGAGGCGTCGCTGTCGTGCTAGAGTTTACCACACCGCAGGGACCGCTCTTCGGGTGGCTGTATCGTCTCTATTTCCAATCCGGTCTCCCATGGGTAGGCGGCCTGATTTCAGGGGACGCACAGGCGTATCAGTATCTGCCGGCCTCCGTTGCCGCGTTTCCCACCCCGCAGGAATTCTCCAGGATGATGGAAGAGGTCGGCTTCCTCGAGGTACAGTTCCGGACCCTCACCGGCGGGATTGTCACCCTTCATGTGGGGAAGAAATCGACGTGA
- a CDS encoding 4-hydroxybenzoate octaprenyltransferase, producing MNLLQPALRRTGVYLEMVKFSHTVFALPFALMGAILAARGVPASSTLFWIMLAMVGARSGAMAMNRLADQQFDASNPRTRERALPQGLVRRGEVILFMLGSFALFLFAASRLNPLCLKLAPFAMVVLVLYSYTKRVTFLSHLVLGLALALAPLGAWIAITGEMAVVPIVLGIAVLFWVAGFDILYAMADIDFDRGAGLHSIPARFGIPVGMGISRVFHLVTLLLLIILMFLWDLRALYLIGVLSAAGLLLYEHLLLFRYGLKRLDAAFFTANGLLSICLFGFTLLDVLLL from the coding sequence GTGAACCTGCTGCAACCGGCCCTTCGTCGAACCGGCGTCTATCTTGAAATGGTGAAGTTTTCGCACACCGTCTTCGCGCTGCCGTTTGCCTTGATGGGTGCGATCCTGGCGGCTCGAGGGGTTCCTGCGTCGTCGACCCTGTTCTGGATTATGCTGGCGATGGTCGGGGCGAGGAGTGGAGCCATGGCGATGAATCGCCTGGCCGATCAGCAGTTTGACGCGAGCAATCCCCGCACGCGGGAACGGGCCCTGCCGCAAGGTCTCGTGCGGCGCGGCGAGGTGATCCTTTTTATGCTCGGATCCTTCGCGCTGTTCCTGTTCGCCGCCTCCCGACTGAACCCGCTCTGCCTGAAGCTGGCCCCCTTTGCGATGGTGGTGCTGGTTCTGTACTCCTACACCAAGCGCGTTACCTTTCTGTCCCACCTCGTGTTGGGACTGGCGCTGGCCTTGGCGCCCCTCGGCGCATGGATCGCCATCACCGGGGAGATGGCGGTCGTGCCGATCGTCCTCGGTATTGCCGTCCTGTTCTGGGTTGCCGGATTCGACATCCTGTACGCCATGGCGGATATCGACTTCGATCGAGGCGCCGGCCTCCATTCGATTCCGGCCAGGTTCGGCATACCGGTCGGGATGGGCATTTCCCGTGTCTTCCACCTGGTGACCCTGCTGCTCCTCATTATACTGATGTTCCTCTGGGATCTGCGCGCGCTCTATTTGATCGGTGTTCTATCGGCCGCCGGCCTGCTGCTGTATGAGCACCTATTGCTTTTTCGTTACGGTCTGAAGCGGCTTGATGCCGCCTTTTTTACGGCCAACGGTCTGCTGAGCATCTGTCTATTTGGTTTCACCCTTCTCGATGTGCTGCTGTTGTAG
- a CDS encoding glycosyltransferase has product MTTIAGDLPLVSIITPSFNQGRFIRETIESVLSQDYPKLEYLVMDGGSTDETLEILRSYDARLTWRSGPDGGQAEAVNTGIRLAQGQILGWLNSDDTYLPGAVRAAVSYLTAYPDTAMVYGDAHYIDERNRVIGVYPTEDFDRHRLAKACFICQPAAFFRRSAVETVGGLDPGLQYCMDYELWIRLGRQFRIDRIPHTLANTRQYPQTKTWAQRDRLFEELSGVTQRSFGYTSRHWRIWHAYARLKGFSWPLARTVLYPARTLLPERVFFEMRKRLPLWINRVIFWDMRTWKNEPEVTPHHPPTDDDALNL; this is encoded by the coding sequence ATGACGACGATAGCCGGCGACCTACCGCTGGTCTCGATTATCACACCGTCGTTTAACCAGGGACGGTTCATTCGAGAGACCATCGAGAGCGTCCTATCCCAGGATTACCCGAAGCTGGAATACCTCGTCATGGATGGGGGTTCTACGGACGAGACCCTTGAGATTCTGCGCAGCTATGATGCGCGGTTGACCTGGAGATCGGGGCCGGACGGGGGACAGGCGGAGGCCGTCAATACGGGGATCCGCCTGGCTCAGGGTCAGATTCTCGGATGGCTGAATTCTGACGACACCTACCTGCCCGGCGCGGTGAGGGCGGCCGTGAGCTACCTGACGGCCTATCCGGATACGGCGATGGTATATGGGGATGCCCACTACATCGATGAACGGAACCGCGTGATCGGAGTCTATCCCACCGAGGATTTCGACCGGCATCGACTGGCCAAGGCCTGCTTCATATGCCAGCCTGCCGCTTTTTTCCGGCGGTCGGCCGTTGAGACCGTAGGTGGGCTCGATCCTGGCCTACAGTACTGCATGGACTACGAGCTGTGGATTCGGTTGGGGCGTCAGTTTCGGATCGATCGGATTCCGCATACCCTGGCCAACACTCGCCAGTACCCTCAAACCAAGACGTGGGCTCAACGGGATCGGCTGTTCGAGGAGCTGTCCGGAGTGACGCAACGCTCGTTCGGTTATACATCGCGCCACTGGCGGATCTGGCACGCCTATGCTCGCCTGAAAGGGTTCTCGTGGCCGCTTGCTCGGACGGTGTTGTATCCGGCCAGGACACTGCTTCCGGAACGTGTTTTTTTTGAAATGAGGAAGCGGCTGCCGCTTTGGATCAATCGAGTGATCTTCTGGGATATGCGTACCTGGAAAAATGAACCTGAAGTGACTCCGCATCATCCTCCGACGGATGACGACGCACTGAACCTCTGA
- a CDS encoding teichoic acid ABC transporter ATP-binding protein: MSQPVGALNSVNRTESLPLSTRSGHAPVLAVEKLSIRLLLHRERTRSLRDSAIRLVKGRTKERDQFWPLRDVSFSVDQGEILGIIGANGAGKSTLLKVIAGIIPPSVGRVVVRGRIAPLIELGAGFDTFLTGRENIFLYGSLLGFSQKQLEQRLDRIVRFAELEEFIDVPLMNYSVGMSARLGFAIATDVEPDLLLIDELFSVGDAAFQKKCEERMESFKAKGVTIVLVSHDLKLIQTTCRTAIWLHHGRVAGGGAADQVVAEYQRFSASSSVGG; encoded by the coding sequence ATGTCGCAACCGGTCGGGGCGCTGAACAGCGTCAACCGGACTGAGAGTTTACCCCTATCAACTCGATCGGGACATGCGCCGGTTCTTGCAGTAGAGAAGCTCTCGATTCGCCTGCTCCTCCACCGGGAACGCACGAGATCCTTACGGGACTCGGCCATTCGGCTGGTAAAGGGTCGGACAAAAGAACGGGACCAGTTCTGGCCGCTGCGTGATGTCTCGTTCTCGGTGGATCAGGGTGAGATCCTTGGGATTATCGGGGCCAACGGAGCGGGCAAGAGTACGCTCTTAAAGGTGATCGCCGGTATTATTCCGCCATCGGTCGGACGGGTCGTTGTGCGAGGACGAATCGCGCCTCTCATTGAGCTTGGCGCCGGGTTTGACACGTTCCTGACCGGACGAGAAAACATCTTTCTCTATGGATCCCTTTTGGGATTCTCACAGAAACAGCTCGAACAACGACTTGATCGTATTGTGAGGTTCGCCGAGCTGGAGGAGTTCATTGACGTACCGTTGATGAACTATTCAGTCGGGATGTCCGCCCGCCTCGGATTCGCCATCGCGACGGACGTCGAGCCGGACCTGCTCCTGATTGACGAACTCTTTTCTGTCGGAGATGCCGCCTTCCAGAAGAAGTGCGAGGAGCGGATGGAATCGTTCAAGGCAAAGGGGGTCACGATCGTCCTGGTATCGCATGATCTCAAGCTGATCCAGACAACCTGCCGGACAGCCATCTGGCTCCACCACGGGCGGGTCGCCGGCGGCGGCGCGGCCGACCAGGTGGTCGCGGAGTATCAGAGGTTCAGTGCGTCGTCATCCGTCGGAGGATGA
- a CDS encoding O-antigen export system permease, protein MNPETGVLQPGLYIADHRSSGPLVTLFRYRALLRQLVIREVKLRYKRSVLGFAWTVLNPLLAMIIFTMVFSRIFSTRPNYPLYVFTALLGWNLFSAGTSRGLDSVVVNGPIIRKVFVPKAIFPLATVVSQVVNFVFTLIPLFLLMAAVGAGFSLHLLWLPIPLISLTCFALGIALLMGTFNVFFRDVKYFYEAGLLAWFYATPIFFPPEIIPDKFKLLLYMNPMFALLESLRAPVYLGTAPPIGALISGLALSMATLAIGWVVFHRFESRFIHYV, encoded by the coding sequence ATGAATCCTGAAACGGGCGTCCTTCAGCCTGGACTCTATATTGCGGATCACCGGTCCTCGGGTCCCCTTGTGACCCTCTTCCGGTATCGGGCGCTGTTGCGGCAGCTCGTCATCCGGGAGGTCAAGCTCCGCTATAAGCGGTCAGTGCTTGGATTCGCCTGGACGGTGTTGAATCCTCTGCTGGCTATGATCATCTTTACGATGGTCTTCTCCAGGATTTTCAGCACCCGCCCCAACTACCCGCTGTATGTGTTTACAGCCCTACTGGGGTGGAATCTGTTCTCGGCAGGCACCTCAAGAGGCCTGGACAGCGTTGTAGTCAACGGCCCTATCATCCGAAAGGTCTTCGTGCCCAAGGCGATCTTCCCACTCGCCACTGTCGTGTCGCAAGTCGTGAACTTCGTCTTCACATTGATCCCGCTTTTTCTCTTGATGGCCGCGGTCGGTGCGGGTTTCAGCCTGCATCTGCTCTGGCTCCCGATCCCGCTCATCAGCCTGACCTGTTTCGCGCTGGGCATCGCCTTACTCATGGGAACCTTCAATGTCTTCTTCCGGGACGTCAAGTATTTCTATGAAGCGGGGCTGTTGGCCTGGTTCTACGCGACCCCGATCTTCTTCCCACCAGAGATCATCCCGGACAAATTCAAGCTTCTGCTGTATATGAATCCTATGTTCGCACTTCTGGAATCGCTTCGAGCCCCTGTCTACCTGGGTACGGCGCCTCCCATCGGGGCCTTGATCTCCGGACTCGCCCTCTCCATGGCTACTCTCGCTATCGGGTGGGTCGTCTTTCACCGATTCGAGTCCCGGTTCATCCATTATGTCTGA
- a CDS encoding DNA-binding protein: MTSRDLAGSLMRQAESRKATLQVAMGEENWAYVVRLSQEIVELSLKAILNFVGVEPPKWHDVGTLMVKYSRRLPADIALRADELARISARLRENRERSMYGDELLGQGPDDLYGRPDAEQARRWAEEIFNLCRGHMTFDERAD, from the coding sequence ATGACAAGTCGCGACCTTGCCGGCAGCCTGATGCGTCAGGCGGAAAGTCGAAAAGCGACCCTCCAGGTTGCCATGGGAGAAGAGAACTGGGCGTACGTCGTCCGGCTTTCACAGGAAATAGTCGAGCTCTCGTTGAAGGCGATCCTCAATTTCGTCGGTGTCGAGCCACCGAAATGGCACGATGTCGGGACGCTTATGGTCAAATACAGTCGTCGCCTCCCGGCAGATATCGCTCTGCGTGCGGATGAACTGGCGCGCATCTCCGCAAGGCTCCGCGAGAATCGCGAAAGAAGCATGTACGGCGATGAACTGCTGGGACAAGGTCCCGACGACCTCTACGGACGTCCAGACGCCGAGCAGGCGCGTCGTTGGGCCGAAGAGATCTTCAATCTATGTCGCGGGCACATGACTTTCGATGAACGTGCTGATTGA
- a CDS encoding DUF3368 domain-containing protein → MRAICNTSPLILLAKIHRLDLLVQLYEEVVIPASVLDEVKAKPGKEAGQVQALLQNRKCLIRKAAKRAMAGTPSDLGAGEREVVTLALEAKTALVVLDDQQGRCVARERGLSITGTVGVLIEARGRGLIPSVRRELDRLIEAGMWMDEVFYHRILQQLGE, encoded by the coding sequence TTGAGAGCTATTTGCAATACCAGCCCGCTGATCTTGCTGGCCAAAATCCATCGACTTGACCTTCTCGTCCAGCTTTACGAGGAGGTAGTCATTCCAGCATCGGTCCTGGATGAGGTCAAAGCGAAACCCGGCAAAGAAGCTGGACAGGTTCAGGCATTGCTACAAAACCGAAAGTGCCTCATCCGGAAGGCTGCAAAACGAGCTATGGCTGGGACCCCATCAGATTTAGGTGCAGGTGAGCGGGAAGTGGTTACCCTTGCTTTAGAAGCGAAGACGGCCCTTGTGGTCCTCGATGACCAGCAGGGGCGGTGCGTTGCCCGAGAACGGGGCCTATCGATCACCGGCACGGTTGGAGTCCTTATCGAGGCGCGTGGGCGAGGCTTGATTCCTTCAGTGCGTCGCGAACTGGATCGTCTGATCGAGGCGGGGATGTGGATGGACGAGGTGTTTTATCACAGAATATTACAGCAGCTTGGTGAGTAA
- a CDS encoding putative toxin-antitoxin system toxin component, PIN family: MRVVFDTNVFISAFVIPGGRAEDAYLHAVRETFELYTSVAILTETANTLRTKFEWSAENVRRLLQSISQTATVLKTQPHLHILKDEPDNRILECALLAEAEIIVSGDRHLLSLVRHRGITIVKLADFLKLLNH; the protein is encoded by the coding sequence GTGCGGGTCGTTTTCGATACGAATGTGTTCATTTCGGCCTTTGTCATCCCCGGCGGTCGTGCAGAAGATGCCTACCTCCATGCCGTACGTGAAACATTTGAGTTATACACCTCGGTTGCGATCCTCACCGAAACCGCCAATACACTCCGAACGAAATTCGAATGGTCCGCGGAAAACGTGCGGAGACTACTCCAGTCTATCAGCCAAACGGCTACAGTTCTGAAAACTCAACCCCACCTCCATATCCTCAAAGATGAGCCGGACAATCGGATCCTCGAATGTGCGTTGCTGGCTGAAGCCGAGATCATCGTCTCAGGCGACCGCCACCTCCTCTCGCTTGTACGCCACCGGGGCATCACTATTGTGAAGCTTGCTGATTTTCTGAAGCTCCTGAACCATTGA
- a CDS encoding CopG family transcriptional regulator → MHRRRVPLTVSLPAELARKFEGLAKVEAKNKSQLFRDMFRVYQQQRLEQEYFELQRYGTRQARKKGILTEADVEALVFQDR, encoded by the coding sequence ATGCATCGAAGACGCGTGCCCCTTACCGTATCTCTTCCGGCGGAGCTGGCCCGGAAATTTGAAGGCCTTGCGAAAGTCGAGGCGAAAAACAAGAGCCAGCTCTTTCGAGACATGTTCAGAGTCTATCAGCAGCAGCGGTTGGAGCAGGAGTACTTTGAGCTTCAACGCTACGGTACTCGACAAGCTCGAAAGAAAGGCATTCTGACTGAGGCCGATGTCGAAGCCCTGGTGTTTCAGGACCGCTGA
- the gmd gene encoding GDP-mannose 4,6-dehydratase: MTSRRALISGIAGQDGSYLAEFLLEKGYTVVGIVRPSSTGPFERIAHIRDRITLQSADLLNQDSLIRLIRDVRPHEIYNLASQSFVQTSWEQPVLTAEYTALGVTRLLEAIHLADPGIRFYQASSSEMFGRAQDVPQHEQTPFSPRSPYGVAKLYGHWMTVNYRERFGLFACSGILFNHESPRRGKEFVTRKVTDGVAQIWYGLATELRLGNLDARRDWGYAGDYVKAMWLMLQQETPDDYVIATGETHSVRELVQIAFARAGLDWQAYVVEDPALVRPAEAHLLQGDASKAKQVLGWQPTVGFRELIEMMVDADLERYVSSERRR; this comes from the coding sequence ATGACAAGTAGACGCGCATTAATTAGCGGTATTGCCGGTCAGGACGGCTCCTACCTGGCTGAGTTCCTTTTGGAGAAAGGATACACTGTAGTCGGGATTGTGCGGCCGTCAAGCACTGGACCGTTCGAACGGATTGCGCACATACGCGATCGGATCACCCTGCAGTCGGCTGACCTGCTGAACCAAGACTCTCTGATCCGTCTCATCCGGGATGTCCGACCGCACGAGATCTACAACCTTGCCTCTCAGTCGTTCGTCCAGACCTCGTGGGAGCAACCGGTCCTCACGGCTGAGTATACCGCCTTGGGTGTGACTCGCCTGCTGGAGGCGATCCATCTGGCAGATCCTGGGATCCGGTTCTACCAGGCGAGTAGTAGCGAAATGTTCGGCAGGGCTCAAGACGTGCCGCAGCATGAGCAGACGCCGTTCTCGCCGCGCAGCCCATACGGTGTCGCCAAGCTGTACGGCCACTGGATGACGGTCAACTACCGCGAACGCTTTGGGTTGTTTGCCTGTTCGGGCATCCTGTTCAACCACGAGTCGCCCCGTCGGGGTAAGGAGTTTGTCACTCGAAAGGTGACCGATGGCGTTGCGCAGATTTGGTATGGGTTAGCGACCGAACTGCGCCTCGGTAACCTCGATGCCCGTCGCGACTGGGGCTACGCCGGCGACTATGTGAAGGCAATGTGGTTGATGCTGCAGCAGGAGACGCCGGATGACTACGTGATCGCCACGGGTGAGACCCACTCGGTCCGCGAACTGGTTCAGATCGCATTTGCACGAGCGGGACTCGATTGGCAGGCCTATGTGGTGGAAGACCCGGCGCTGGTACGACCTGCAGAGGCTCACCTGTTACAAGGGGATGCGTCGAAGGCGAAGCAGGTATTAGGCTGGCAGCCCACGGTTGGCTTTCGCGAACTGATCGAGATGATGGTCGATGCGGACTTGGAACGATATGTGTCATCAGAACGGCGAAGGTAG
- the cysC gene encoding adenylyl-sulfate kinase has protein sequence MHGFTLWFTGLSGSGKTTLARRVERELRTRTLTVEVLDGDVVRQNLSKGLGFSKEDRDTNIRRIGFVCNLLSRNGVIAIAAAISPYRSVRDEVRALQDTGRFVEVFLDCPVEVCIRRDVKALYQKALTGEVENFTGVSDPYEPPESPEIVLHTSRETEEESVTKILTWLEERGYIRQKIRLNAKG, from the coding sequence ATGCATGGCTTTACGCTGTGGTTTACCGGGCTCTCAGGGTCAGGCAAAACAACCTTGGCCAGGCGGGTGGAGCGCGAGCTGCGCACCCGGACGCTCACGGTTGAAGTGCTGGACGGCGATGTGGTTCGTCAGAATCTCTCGAAGGGGCTGGGATTCAGTAAAGAAGACCGGGATACCAATATCCGACGGATCGGCTTCGTGTGCAACCTGCTGAGTCGCAATGGCGTGATCGCTATCGCTGCGGCTATCTCTCCATATCGCTCGGTTCGTGACGAGGTTCGTGCTTTGCAGGACACCGGTCGTTTTGTTGAGGTGTTCCTGGACTGCCCAGTAGAGGTATGCATCAGGCGAGACGTGAAGGCACTGTATCAGAAAGCCCTCACCGGAGAGGTTGAGAACTTTACCGGGGTTTCCGATCCTTATGAACCGCCCGAGAGCCCGGAAATCGTCCTCCACACCAGCCGGGAGACGGAGGAGGAAAGCGTGACAAAGATTCTGACCTGGCTGGAAGAAAGAGGCTACATCCGCCAGAAAATCAGGTTGAATGCGAAAGGATGA
- a CDS encoding ABC transporter: MKGMLRSVVQYRFFILSSIRSEFRARFTRSRLGGLWMIIHPLAQAAIFALVLAGIMHAKLQGMTESRFAYPLYLLSGMLAWSLFSEVISRCLTLFIDNGNLLKKIAFPHISLPLIVTGSALFNNVLLFLAIIVLFGLLGHVPGIQTVWVPLLMVMTLALALGIGLILGVLNVFIRDVGQVVPVVLQLGFWFTPIVYTPNVIPEGFRRFLHLNPMATVVQSFQNAMLFNTPPDLMGLGRLAIVTLALLSGAFIMFRRASAEMVDVL; this comes from the coding sequence ATGAAGGGCATGTTGCGCAGTGTGGTGCAGTATCGATTTTTTATCCTCTCCTCAATCCGGTCGGAGTTTCGCGCGCGCTTTACTCGCAGTCGCCTCGGCGGTTTGTGGATGATCATTCACCCGCTTGCCCAGGCGGCGATCTTTGCATTAGTGCTAGCGGGAATCATGCATGCCAAGCTCCAAGGTATGACCGAGAGCAGATTCGCGTACCCACTCTATCTCTTATCCGGTATGCTCGCATGGTCGTTGTTCTCTGAAGTCATCAGCCGTTGCCTGACCTTATTCATCGACAACGGGAATCTCCTAAAGAAAATAGCCTTCCCTCACATCAGCCTTCCGCTGATTGTGACCGGCTCCGCCCTGTTCAACAACGTACTGCTGTTTCTGGCCATCATCGTGCTATTCGGATTACTTGGCCATGTCCCAGGTATTCAGACGGTCTGGGTGCCATTGCTGATGGTGATGACTCTTGCCCTGGCGCTTGGCATCGGCCTCATCCTCGGGGTGTTGAATGTGTTTATCCGGGATGTGGGACAGGTCGTTCCAGTCGTCTTGCAACTTGGCTTCTGGTTTACCCCGATTGTCTACACGCCGAACGTCATACCGGAAGGCTTTCGCCGGTTCCTGCATCTGAATCCCATGGCTACCGTCGTCCAGAGCTTTCAGAATGCGATGCTCTTTAATACGCCTCCTGATTTGATGGGTCTTGGTCGCCTCGCGATAGTGACCCTTGCATTATTGAGTGGGGCATTCATCATGTTTCGGCGTGCCAGCGCGGAGATGGTGGATGTGTTATGA
- a CDS encoding ABC transporter ATP-binding protein, with protein sequence MSAYALKVSGLGKAFRTYRSEWQRIASWCSASVSPSAEHWVLRNVSFSVAPGEAVGIMGQNGAGKSTLLKLITGTQRPTEGSIEINGRIAAILELGMGFNPEFTGRQNAYHSAGLMGFSREAIDRAMPAIEAFAEIGEYFDQPMRTYSSGMQMRVAFSVATAFRPEILIVDEALAVGDAYFQAKCYERIAFYKEQGTALLLVTHAVGDIVKHCNHALFIRAGRLVMDGSPRDVSNLYLEELFGKGSKKVASSATTTGTAASEFMCGTEEKFHIRPGYRKEEHRWGNGGARILDYFVRSNDQDFPPVIESNAHVEFCFKVLLDADYDDLTAGFLIKTHDGVFLYGTNSFLAAEGKQTISAKKGQVIVFRFALPMALNAGHYMVSFGIATGPQAMLEPLDRRYDSVLVTVGRPMEFWGLVDLRAQFDMSDGVMYVG encoded by the coding sequence ATGAGCGCATATGCTCTGAAAGTCTCCGGACTTGGCAAGGCATTTCGCACGTACCGGTCTGAATGGCAAAGAATAGCCTCATGGTGTAGTGCCTCGGTAAGCCCGTCGGCCGAGCACTGGGTATTGCGTAATGTGTCATTTTCCGTAGCACCCGGTGAGGCTGTCGGTATTATGGGCCAAAACGGCGCAGGCAAAAGCACGCTACTCAAGTTAATAACCGGAACACAACGTCCCACTGAAGGCTCCATTGAGATCAATGGACGGATCGCCGCGATCCTGGAACTTGGCATGGGGTTCAATCCGGAATTCACCGGCCGACAGAATGCGTATCATTCCGCCGGGCTCATGGGATTCAGCCGAGAAGCGATTGACCGCGCCATGCCAGCAATAGAAGCCTTTGCCGAAATCGGTGAATACTTTGACCAACCCATGCGGACATATTCCAGCGGCATGCAGATGCGCGTCGCATTTTCTGTCGCTACGGCTTTCAGGCCGGAGATTCTGATTGTGGATGAAGCATTAGCGGTGGGTGACGCGTACTTCCAGGCTAAGTGCTACGAGCGCATTGCCTTCTACAAAGAGCAAGGTACCGCGCTACTTCTAGTCACCCATGCAGTGGGCGATATCGTCAAGCATTGCAACCATGCATTGTTTATCCGCGCCGGTCGCCTTGTCATGGACGGCAGCCCACGAGACGTAAGCAACCTTTATCTTGAAGAACTGTTTGGCAAAGGGAGCAAGAAGGTTGCCAGCAGCGCCACAACAACTGGAACCGCGGCCAGTGAATTTATGTGTGGCACGGAAGAGAAATTCCACATCCGCCCCGGCTACCGAAAAGAGGAGCATCGCTGGGGCAACGGTGGTGCCCGCATACTTGACTACTTTGTGCGATCTAACGACCAGGATTTTCCGCCGGTGATCGAGAGCAACGCCCACGTAGAGTTTTGCTTTAAAGTGCTGCTTGACGCCGACTACGACGATCTCACTGCCGGCTTTCTCATCAAAACCCACGACGGCGTATTTCTGTACGGTACCAACTCATTCCTCGCTGCTGAGGGTAAGCAAACTATTTCGGCAAAGAAGGGGCAAGTCATCGTGTTCAGGTTTGCATTGCCAATGGCTCTGAACGCCGGCCATTACATGGTGTCATTTGGCATCGCCACCGGCCCCCAGGCCATGCTCGAGCCGCTGGACCGGCGCTATGACTCGGTGCTAGTGACCGTTGGGCGGCCCATGGAGTTTTGGGGTCTTGTGGACCTTAGAGCCCAGTTCGATATGAGTGATGGAGTTATGTATGTCGGATGA